Proteins from a single region of Halorubrum sp. 2020YC2:
- a CDS encoding succinate dehydrogenase/fumarate reductase iron-sulfur subunit gives MSTQIPKQTEESTETDAETEPASKGDERRAEKRRRAAERREQRQEEEAEKAAADDSTVELKVFRYDPQVEGKQEPRFDTFHVPFTKGMTVLDALMYARDTYDSSLTFRHSCRQAVCGSDAMFVNGGQKLACKTQISDLEQPVRVEPLPHAEVTKDLVVDMEHFYEQMEAVEPYFQTNEYPDGELEEQRQDRENREKIKMSTRCIWCGACMSSCNIAAGDNEYLGPAAINKAYRFAMDEREGEEIKQKRLEIIEQEHGVWRCQTQFSCTEVCPKDIPLTEHIQELKREAVKNNLKFW, from the coding sequence ATGAGCACGCAAATTCCGAAGCAGACCGAGGAATCGACCGAGACCGACGCCGAGACGGAGCCGGCCTCGAAGGGCGACGAGCGCCGCGCCGAGAAGCGCCGCCGCGCGGCGGAACGTCGCGAGCAGCGGCAGGAGGAGGAGGCCGAGAAGGCGGCCGCCGACGACAGCACGGTCGAGCTGAAGGTGTTCCGCTACGACCCGCAGGTCGAGGGGAAACAGGAGCCGCGGTTCGACACGTTCCACGTCCCGTTCACGAAGGGGATGACTGTCCTCGACGCGCTAATGTACGCGCGCGACACGTACGACTCCTCGCTCACGTTCCGCCACTCCTGCCGGCAGGCGGTGTGCGGCTCCGACGCGATGTTCGTCAACGGCGGTCAGAAGCTGGCGTGTAAGACCCAGATTTCGGACCTCGAACAGCCGGTCCGCGTCGAGCCGCTCCCCCACGCCGAGGTGACGAAGGACCTCGTCGTCGACATGGAGCACTTCTACGAGCAGATGGAGGCCGTCGAGCCGTACTTCCAGACGAACGAGTACCCGGACGGGGAGCTCGAAGAGCAGCGACAGGACCGGGAGAACCGCGAGAAGATCAAGATGTCCACGCGCTGTATCTGGTGTGGCGCGTGTATGTCCTCGTGTAACATCGCCGCGGGCGACAACGAGTACCTCGGCCCGGCCGCGATCAACAAGGCGTACCGGTTCGCGATGGACGAGCGCGAGGGCGAGGAGATCAAACAGAAGCGGCTGGAGATCATCGAGCAGGAGCACGGCGTCTGGCGGTGCCAGACGCAGTTCTCCTGTACGGAGGTGTGCCCGAAGGACATCCCCCTCACCGAGCACATCCAGGAGCTGAAGCGGGAAGCGGTCAAAAACAACCTGAAATTCTGGTAA
- a CDS encoding succinate dehydrogenase hydrophobic membrane anchor subunit: MAERYSSFQSGGRMWFLQRVTAVFLLVVLAFHFFLLHFVHHADEVTFAMSAGRMESLSYYSLMILFLVTATFHGVNGVYNALLNQGLTGTKRTVIKWTLVAASVVLIAQGIRTANAWAGIGLY; encoded by the coding sequence ATGGCAGAGCGCTACTCCTCGTTCCAGTCGGGCGGCCGCATGTGGTTCCTCCAGCGGGTCACGGCGGTCTTCCTCTTGGTCGTGTTGGCGTTCCACTTCTTCCTGCTTCACTTCGTCCACCACGCCGACGAGGTGACGTTCGCGATGAGCGCCGGCCGCATGGAGTCGCTGAGCTACTACTCGCTGATGATCCTCTTCCTCGTGACCGCGACGTTCCACGGGGTCAACGGCGTCTACAACGCCCTGTTGAACCAGGGGCTCACCGGCACGAAACGCACCGTTATCAAGTGGACGCTCGTCGCCGCGAGCGTCGTGCTGATCGCGCAGGGAATCCGCACCGCGAACGCGTGGGCGGGCATCGGACTCTACTGA
- the sdhC gene encoding succinate dehydrogenase, cytochrome b556 subunit, whose protein sequence is MSQSYNRGLIEDFGRWREFEAGMWAWIFHKFTGWVLIGYLFTHIAVLSTGIPAAGASEAAIAAGNDVYTQTIVSLEGLLLVRILEVGLLAVAVFHMLNGTRLLLVDLGVGLDAQDKSFYASLILTGAITVASVPTFIAGAF, encoded by the coding sequence ATGAGTCAGTCGTACAATCGAGGCCTCATCGAGGACTTCGGCCGCTGGCGGGAGTTCGAGGCGGGGATGTGGGCGTGGATCTTCCACAAGTTCACGGGATGGGTGCTCATCGGGTACCTGTTCACGCACATCGCCGTGTTGAGCACGGGGATACCGGCGGCCGGCGCGAGCGAAGCGGCGATCGCCGCGGGGAACGACGTGTACACGCAGACCATCGTCTCTCTGGAGGGACTGCTGCTCGTGCGCATCCTCGAGGTCGGCCTGCTGGCCGTCGCCGTCTTCCACATGCTCAACGGGACCCGGCTCCTCCTCGTCGACCTCGGCGTCGGGCTGGACGCACAGGACAAGAGCTTCTACGCGTCGCTGATCCTGACCGGAGCGATCACCGTCGCGTCCGTGCCGACGTTCATCGCGGGGGCGTTCTGA
- a CDS encoding cold-shock protein, whose protein sequence is MAKGEVDFFNDTGGYGFIETDDADEDVFFHMEDVGGPDLEEGQEVEFDIEEADKGPRATNVTRL, encoded by the coding sequence ATGGCGAAAGGCGAAGTCGATTTCTTCAACGACACTGGCGGCTACGGATTCATCGAGACTGACGACGCGGACGAGGACGTGTTCTTCCACATGGAGGACGTCGGCGGCCCGGACCTCGAAGAGGGTCAGGAAGTCGAGTTCGACATCGAGGAGGCGGACAAGGGTCCGCGCGCCACGAACGTCACCCGTCTGTAA